The following DNA comes from Aquila chrysaetos chrysaetos chromosome 9, bAquChr1.4, whole genome shotgun sequence.
TTATTGACCAGTTTAAAAGATAAACGCAGTTAGACCAATGTGGgccaaatgaaatattaaaaatatgcaaaacagCCTGCAATAACAAGTCCAGTACCTGATTTCTTGGCTGTACTTTGCACTCCTCCAGCACCAGGACTCCCAGGAGAGCCAGTCTTTTTGCTCAAGAGACTGTTAAAGAAACTAGCCAAGACACCTTCACTTGCAGcattatctaaaaaaaaaaaaaccaaatatataCATATCACAGAATAGTTATTGCTGGTAAATGACAGAACTTATTTTTTACATACATAACTCTCTTACCAATTGAGGAAATAAACCTCAAATATGAGAGAGTCTCTCCTTGCTCAATTTTAAGACACTAGTCCTTTGCATTCTTTGGCAAAGTTAGAGACGACTAAAAGCACATTACTGCTCTTCTGGAATGGGGAGGGGTTCACAAAATTTTAACCTAATATTTgtatgcttttcctttttctaaatgTAGAAGCCAAGAAACAAAGTATTAAGTATGGATGTGCAAGTCAATGATTTATAAGTCCATTAACAAACTGCATAGATGTTTTAGTGCAGTCTTTCATGCCACACTACTTTTCATAAATCAGAACTTGGATATACAGCAATGAGACATGATCCAGAACTGCATGAGTATTTTATCCACTGTAACTGAGATATGGCACCACAgtgcataattaaaaaaaaattggcccTACCAACTTTCTTAatgcacaaagaaagaaaccactCAACAACATGGAGCTCCATCTTAGGCCTGAGGGAGGGTAAAGGGTGTAATTTCCAAGTTACTTCATGTACTATAGAAAATGACATTCTAGAGAGGGTTTAGTAGAACAGGTTTCATTGTGGATTCCAGAATAAGCAATATGAAGGATAAAACCGCATGTAGTTTAAAGCAGTCCCCACTCTAATAATCCAACTGATGCATAATAAATGTAGTTAGGCAACCTAAGGAAATAATGTATTTGAACTCTGTCTGACTGCTTGGCAGTAACAGACCTCTACTTCAAGTCATatgaaagacacaaaaaaaaaaaaaaaaaaaaaaaaaaaaaaaaaaaaaaaaataatatcaaatCTGAAGCTATGTCATAAATTCATTCCTGTTATTAAACTAATGATATCACTAGTGAATAAATTCCAAAACCTTTGTACaggagaggaatttttttttaagggaaataaCACATGATAAAAACGGTACAATGTTTATTCATACTTTTAATATTTGGATCTGGTTTCTTAACTGATGTTATTGGTGAGGCACTGGGTACATTGGCGGGACCAGCTCTGCCTTGAGTTCTTGGGGATCCTGCAGGGCCTCTTGCAGGagattccttaaaaaaagtCCAAATCACACAAATCAGAGAAGAACTTAAATGGATTAGTTATATAAAGCAAATGTAACATTACatacaaattactttttaaaccTTTATATTAGCACTGTAGTGTATgcacactgggaaaaaaaacccaaacaaacagaacaccACCAGTTATTATGGGCATGTGCCTCCACTAAAAGAAAGGATGAATCACTGTAGGAAATTTACAGTTCAATAATCATCAGATATTTCTATGTTTCCACAGTGAATTAGAATGAAGTAATTTataagcaacattttaaaatactgccttttttttttccatttactttctgCAGTTTGGGGAGATTATGTATTTTACGtttacatttacaaaatgaACCTCTACAGGTTAGAATCATTCCCTCTTccctagaaggaagcaaaaCACCTCCCACTCTTCTCTTGGATCTACTTACTGATGCTCTTGTAGGCGTTGCTGGCTGTTTGGCAAGGAATGACTGCAAAAACaacatattaaatatatttcagaaaatatataaaggaataaaacacaGTGAAGCTGACTAACCAGTaatttatttgttaattttttttcctggtatttaCAGACTTCCCCTCTAATATTAATATACTTCCAGACTTTACCACTAGAGGACAGAGTTAAAATGAGTAAATAAACTTCAGTCCTTTGTCTTACACAGCCGTTGCAGAACTATAAACCAGACCCACAGACACCCAAGTCTATAACTTCTATGATATTTATGATCAACTATACAGGAAAGtattattagatttttttaaacagtaaggTAGTAAAGAAAGTAACAAGATACAGCATAACCAAATTTGACACCTTGAAGTCTTTCAAGCCTGTGGCAGTAACGAAACTGCAACACtaaaatgttatgttttaaaagtatctaTATTTTACAGATCAATACATCTATGTTGTGAAATGTCAAATTATCTTCGTGCTCTTCTCCTTTGAGATGTAAATTACTTCTGTTCTcagcatattttcctttcaacttGCCAAGATAAGTGGCCATATTTTCTACTTGTActtgttaaaataaagaaaagtctTAATTCACAATTACATCTGAATCTGCAAAGCTGAAAAGTGGCTATGTAGTGATTTAAATGAggaatgaaaaactgaagttaTTAACAACAGAGAGCTTAAAGTGAAATCTTATTTAGTAAGGAcatattttcattcttccatTCTTACCTGCTGCTTCATAAGAAATACTTGTTCATCTTCTGCTGCCAGCTCTTTATCATGGACTAACTgttgaacaaaatattttgttattacaagtaaaaactgaaattactgCAACTGTTTCTATGTTTTGGCGatcaaaagggaagaaaaagagctaCATCTTTacctcttcaaaaaaaaaaaaaaaccacttctttCACATTTAAGAGATTAGTAACATTAAAGaagttgtcattaaaaaaaaatattgtaagtgAATGGAGTAGACTAGCATTGATGCTAGCCTGTGGGTATTCTCCTAGAAAGATGAGTACTTGGTAAGTAACCACATTCATCTTTTTAAGTTTAGGTATTAACCTCACAGCATGTCTTCAAAGACCTGAGATTACCTTACTTCATAAAATCCCACCCCCAAAAACATTATCAGTCATAACACTGCTATTTGGCAATGATTATTTCTTATAGGTGCCATGAGTTACACACAACAGGATTAAACCTTTCCTTTACATGAACGCTTCAAACATCTCTTCACTTTTCCAGATACTGGGGTTTGAGCTAGAAACGTTAAGCATGTATGAAAGTTGTAAAAGAAGCTTTCCAATACAGACCAGAATACAATTTCATCTGCAATTATCCATGTTATCCATTTTACACATATCCTATGCCTGTGTGCCTATATTCACAAAATTAGCAATACACAGAATTTATATGGATTATTTACTGCTCTTGccttacaagaaaaaaaactgtcaTTAATAATATGATAATGCAATAGTGATATACTGTCTTGTTTTACAAGATTTGCCTTTACATGGTAACCTCAATgccatgtgtgtatatatgtaaattGTTGGAAGTCCTACAACAGtattctccatttttaaaaagtgggtTTGCCCCACACATACAAAAAGGTTCATGTGAAATGGTTATTTTTTGACTGCCTTTCATTCACTAAAGTGAATGACTCTGTGTTTgcttgcagtattttaaaaaactggaaaatgaaagcatgatGTTTCACACATTTcgatacaaaaaaaacccctacattTAGATTTGGAGTTCTTCAATATTAATAGTTATTAGTAGCCATTCAAGCAAACTGCACATATTTGTCAAGGGGCAAGGAAGAGTTTACCCCTTTTTACCTTTCTTACAGGAGGTTTTACAATGAAGTCCTCATATGCATCTTCTGGTTTCACTGTTGTGAAGTTTTCATGTAAAAtggcaattttcttttcattgtccCAACCAGCAGGTctataaaaagaaggaaagctttGCGTTTTCAGtcacaaaaagcatttctataGGGACCATTTATTTACTGCCCTCTACCTGAATAAGGCAATTTTATTATACGTCAGTCCTAATCCCCAGCTAAATTTCAAAGATACTAAAAAACTGGAATGGTATACTCTGAGTAACCCACATAATATGCACCAAGttggttttttaattcaggATTTCAGAAGACTCACATACTAAGCTTTTGAACGACACGAACTattcaagttatttttatatatatgttatatGAAGTGTAGTGCTTAACAGAAAACAATCTGAAACCATGCTGCTTATTGAATTGACTTACATAAAAACTGCATCCTTTTCTACCACTAAGGCAGGTGTGGTAAACTGAAAACCGTATGTTTTATGTACAATGTACTTATACAACAGATCAAGGTTCTTTTCCTCCTTAACTGATGTATAAATCAAGGCAGCCCCAtctgattatttatttaaggaaaattaCGTAagatacagtttttaaattatagtaAGAATTTCAAAACAGGAGCTAATGGACACGTATCTACTAGACCTAATTTTGAGAAGTAGTTCAAGGCAAAACTATAGCCATTTAGTAttgagggagaggaagggggtgTAACAGGACAAGATTCATGATACTTTTCTTTGACACACACAAAAGTTACCTACCCTCCCAGGCACTTAACTCTGAAAAAGTCAAGACTTTAAGAGACAGCTGAGAACTGAGGCTTACATGGAAATTGCAAGTtctgagaggaaaacaaagaaaaaccaccTCACAAAATGCAAGACAAATCCTTTGTAAAGGAGCAAAAGCTCCAAATCCCATGCACAATTTAAAAACTATGAAAAGTGTTATATGTCtctcaacattttcaaaacaacaaatgcTACATAGTAAATAACTAAATACCAAGCAATCTTGAAGTGCAATTTCTGGGATTAATTTTACGTGCAATTCAACACTAAAACCTGTTTTCTTGCTTCCAGGTTACAGCAAATCACTTCAGTGCAGAAAAGGATACACTGTAAGCAGAATCTACGAATGTGTGACTGAATGAAGTCGAAGTGTTCTTCTCTGTAATCATGCTCCTTCTCTAGTACACTCACTGCATCGCActggaagaaagggaggaaaaacaaaaccagaaaaacccaGTTATTTAATCCCAGCAcatcttaaaacatcttccttaaTATTACACGCACATCACATTTACTTTGAgcctttggttttaaaatgccACCAATAAATCAAAAGATAAAGTAATTAACATATAATTGATAAGGTTATTACccttctgcaaaattaaaaattgacaCTGATGGCAGAagcttacttttaaaataaatccctttACTATTAATCCAGAATTCATTTTGCATGTCTGTATAAAGCATGCcttctaaaagaaaagtaattaaacttTTCCATAGTAGCGAACAGAACTAAAAACTCACTTTTGTACAAACTACCAGCACAGGAATACCAAGGTTGTGAGTCAGCACATTTTCTCCAAGTGGCAAAGAAACACGTTCATCCTCTTGGCCACAAGAAGGGCCTCTTCTCTGTGGTGATCCTTGGTAGCCTTCTTCAGGTTCTACATACTCTTGAAACTCCTTTATAACTATTAAGAGAGAGATCTTCTTAAGGTACAACAAAGGAACTAGTTCttctttttaaaccaaaattaatCTACAACTAACTAGAaatctcaactttttttttccttttatagtgAGGCACTACATGAGAACAGAATGCAAGCTTAAGCCTTACTGGCACTTCAAACACAACAATTCTCCTCCACCAGAACCTACAGCAAGCTAAACCAAGTGCAATTTGGAGCCATTACAAACACTCAAAACTAGCTGCAAGGGCTATAGTATGCACAAATGCACATTCCTCATCTCAATGCATTTCATTACAGGGGAGTTgacaacagaaaacataaatgtaGTTTAGTAACATAGCCTGTACTCAATGCAATTGGTACCTAGTTTTGGAAGAAAGCATGGTGAAAATGTAAATGGACACGGAAAACACTGAGCTGAAACAGCCACTCTTTCTTATAAACTATTACTCAATTTAAGCTTGTATTACTCTACATTTCTGTTGCAGAAGTCCTGTGcccaaaatataaaaaatacactgCATAAATACAGAGTCAAGGACTTCCAAAAGTTATCTGAAGAGACTCAGTTATATATTTTGGAAAACGACAATGGAGTCCAGAGTAAACTAGatgctttctgtgttttcaatgTGTTAATTTTATGGCAGTGATGAGTGTTCCAACAATATTGAATACTATCAAATACTGAAGTGCCTAAGAAATGGTTTTAACACCATTTTGGAAGCGCACTGTGATCCCACGCATGCTTTATCAAAACTGGGCTGCAACTTACAGCTTTCATGTCTGTCTTCAGGACGAAAGCCACAGACCAGATAAATCTGCCTACAGGATGTGTCTGCTCCCAGACACAGACAGCACTTCACGAAGGCCCAGGGTTCTCCCTGACATGACAATCCCACCTGAAGCCTCCTTGCTCAGCCACGAGGAGCCCTCAGGAAAGAGGCAAGCAAAAGCTCCATGATTTGCTCCCATGAAGGCatctttattttagaaacagtgGGAGCAGGCTGACTGTATGTACAATaaggaaaatttgaaaaagctCCCAATCTCCAGCACAGTCACAAAGAGAGTGTTGTTCAGTACATCCATCCATGTGACAGGGAAGGAACTGCAACTGTACTGCAGGCCATCTGATACTTCTGAGGTTTAGGAAGTGGTAAAACCTCAGAAAAGTTTGTAATACAAATCTTGCAAAATGAAGTCACTGTACCTTTTCAAAATAGGGACCATTCCTGCAACAGAATGGGCATGTGGAAGGaagaacaaatcagaaaaatacatctgttcAAGCTGCACAAGctacaatttttatttgaaatataaaatggtGTGATTATTGCAGAAAACGAGAGCTCTAGTCCagagaaaagctaaaaaaaaccaccccacatTAAATATAGACTGTAAGACTTTCAATCACCAATTCAATATATCCCAAGGtccaaggaaattaaaaaaaaaaaatctgaacgCAGTTGCTTTTCAACTTGGGGACACAGTGCCTtctggaggagaggaaacaaCAATGCTTTCAAAGAGATGCTTTCCTCTAGTACTGTTTCCTGTTCAACAACTGGCAATCAAAATTCTATTATACATTCTGCACAATAAATATGTTTACTGACTATCTCatagaaagcaaattaattccAGAGCATTTAACTAgaaaagggtttaaaaaaaagtacttatttCATTACTCAGACTCCTCCTAGCTCAGGATAGAAAAAAACTCTACTGAAGACAGTTTTATTACAGCAGGTAAGACAATACCATTTACATCCACCACAATCATTCAGATAAGCCTCTCTGACTTAATCAGATGTAAAAGAATATTTGACAGTACTGCTCTCAATTTACTAAAGCATTATAATCAGACAATATTAGTTTCCTAGGTTTTGTTCATATCAAAGcagaaacatcttttctttaCCAAGGTATCTATTAGTATAAACCCCGTcaaatttgggaaagaaaagcctctcttgaaaacagaagactCTTGACAACATGCTACAAACCATAATTCAAGATACCCCAAGAATTTTACTAATACAAATAATAGCAAATGCAACATTGAAACTTCAGAAATCTGATGGCACATCCTCATTAATTTCTGCTGAATGGGAATGATGACCATAATCTAGAGAGCTGAGATTCCCAACTCTTCCCTCTCCGCAAGAGTAAGCAGTACCAAACACCATGCATCACAGCCCAGCCGATCAACAAGGCCATATCTCACTCTGGTTGATCCGTGCATGGAGGGAGAAAACAACTTCACTGTGGAGATGAGCTCTTGTTGTGGATTGTTAATAATGCATATGGTCTAGCATTAATCCCTGACTAGAGACTGAGAAATGCTATAGGAAACACAGTGCTTTAGTTAACAAGGGCATCTGCTCAACAAGTAACTACTAGAGTTAAAAGAAGGTAAAAGCTATACTAAGAACCTCTAACTACTGTACCTTGAAGATACACTTGTTTCTGACTTGGTTTAAGTGCCTGTTAGCAATAGGCTCTTAAACACTTCTTAGAGACTCTCATTCAACCCCCATTCCTATTCAAAATTTAGTCTTGTTAAATCCAAGTAAACCTGTATCACAAGTGCTGTCAGGCTACCTCTTATAAGCAAACTGCAATCTAAGCAGCTAATAAAGCTCACTTCAgttaaagcatttctttgtcaCACAGCAATCTAATACTTTTTCCTTACCTCCCATATCTATTTCTCACTTGATCTCCACTCTCAAACTTTTAACGGACATCAAGTTCATCATGTGCCCAACAGCttgtataaatgttttctttttctattcttctAGTGAGCTAtgaatattttctcctccacatAACTCATATTCAGGAACCACACTCTATATGATATTGgaaataactgttttctttattaagaaGTAGGGGAAATTACTTTGGTTTAGATATTTTTTTGAACAGGAAATACAGATAAGAAGATGCACATAAAATAGGAAGCCAGAAAAACAACTGTTCATCTGACAAATCTGTAATATTCTGCTACCTATCAGTAAGGTCCACAAGCTACTGAAAGCTAACTATAACAAGAACAAATGTATCATTCATGTCACAGGAGCAATTGACTTTAAGTACCACCAAGAAAGCAATCCACAATTATTCTTAGGTTTGATTGTTCTAGTAACAATAAAATCCTCAGTCTTGGAGTACTGTTTAACTGCAATATGGAAATGGCAGACAAACACTACAACTTACTTAACTAGATAGATCACAAAAGCACTGAACAGCAGCACAAGAAAACCGCAGAAAATTTTTCTGAGACAATCGTTCCATATCTACACTCTTAAGTTTCACAATTCATGCAGCTTTTAGCTTTTTTGTGCACTATCTTTACTGATCATAAATTTTAGTCTTGCAAAAAGAATTCCTAGACAAAAGATATCTGGGCAAAGTAagtttcttttatcttttagtATAAGAATTCTTTCAGCTgtgtgtcaggaaaaaaaaaaaaaaaaaaaaaaaaaaaggcagagaaccTGAAACTCATTCAGCTTGAATGGGACacaacacatttttctgaaaattaagtaattttgtttcaagTCTTTAGCTTCAAATGCTCCAGAGGACATTAATATAATAGCCATTTTACCAGCATActtcctttctgcatttcttgatTCTTGACAgtcctcttctctgctttgctgtcatAAACAGGGAGGCAAATTTTAGATCTTCCctgaaataattattcaaaTGTGTGTTATTTAAACAATGATTTATCATAATTGAGCCTGAATTAAATTAGAACATTTGAACTGACATAATTTATCTGAATCCACACTAGCCAAGCTTTTAGCAAGAACTACCAGAGCAGCTCAGTGACAGGAGTGAATGCAAACAAACAATGCTCTTGGTATACTCTGAAtaattcaatttctttcaaGGCAGCCTGTTGCTTCCGTATGTGTGTGTCCTGCCTCCCACTCTGGAAGCTCttgaacaaaaggaaagcttCTCATATACCAGATGGAGCCAAGCGTCATCCACCCAGTAAAGCCAAGAGTCAGTATCTCAACTAGCAAACACAAGACAAAAAGGCTGGGTGGAGAAAGGCTGTGAAAACCTTGAAAGCAAAAGACAAGCAGCCCAAAGTTCAATTCCATTGAGAATGATGAGCCAACAAAAGGATTTCTGGAAACCGGTAATAAGATCTTGGTAATGGAGAAAGAACAACCCAGCAGCACTTTAAGTGGATGCTAATGGGGTAatacaagaaaatgtttccccATGGTCAACAAGAACTACTGGGTACTGGTACTGAGTGCAACAGCTAGGGAAAGCACTGTGGACATTCAGCTTGGTCCACACGCCCCAGCTTATATCTAGAAGCAAGCGTAAGGGAAAATGGTTCTTTAAGGTGAAGTCAAGAAACATAAACGTCCATGTAGCATTATGCTGCAGTGGGGCTTTACTGGAATTAGTTTAGCACATCTCTTCACTCTGCACCCTGTTTTTAGGTTTTGACTGCCTGCTTCACATGTGCACTTTATTACTGCAGTTTTTACATATGCGGGCTATTGCAACACAGTGATTCTCCATTTTCTAAGTGGCAGCTTATCTCAAGAAGCATATGCAGCAGGATTTTAGTAAGGAAAACTTTGCTGGTGTAGCTTTGTTGATGGACTGTAGTCACAAGGCGTTCTTCAGGCATGTGTGCTCTAAACTGTCTAAGCAGTTATGCTAATATAGCCACAGTTACAATAGGAATTTCTTTTAGCACAATTTGCTCTTAAGAGAATTACAAGATATGGTGGCCAAAGTTTTGAGCACGCATCTGGCCTTAGGGACAGTCTGCAAGAACTCAGAA
Coding sequences within:
- the DYNC1LI2 gene encoding cytoplasmic dynein 1 light intermediate chain 2 isoform X1, with amino-acid sequence MAPVLVEKKLLGPDGPGGAELPSEEEEGQNLWSSILSEVSTRSRSKLPAGKNILVFGDDGSGKTTLMAKIQGAEHGKKGRGLEYLYLNIHDEDRDDHTRCNVWILDGDLYHKGLLKFAVSAESLQDTIVVFVADMSRPWTVMESLQKWASVLQEHIDKMKIPPEEMRDMEQKFIKEFQEYVEPEEGYQGSPQRRGPSCGQEDERVSLPLGENVLTHNLGIPVLVVCTKCDAVSVLEKEHDYREEHFDFIQSHIRRFCLQYGAALIYTSVKEEKNLDLLYKYIVHKTYGFQFTTPALVVEKDAVFIPAGWDNEKKIAILHENFTTVKPEDAYEDFIVKPPVRKLVHDKELAAEDEQVFLMKQQSFLAKQPATPTRASESPARGPAGSPRTQGRAGPANVPSASPITSVKKPDPNIKNNAASEGVLASFFNSLLSKKTGSPGSPGAGGVQSTAKKSGQKTVLTNVQEELDRMTRKPDSMVTTNSPPTENEA
- the DYNC1LI2 gene encoding cytoplasmic dynein 1 light intermediate chain 2 isoform X2; amino-acid sequence: MAPVLVEKKLLGPDGPGGAELPSEEEEGQNLWSSILSEVSTRSRSKLPAGKNILVFGDDGSGKTTLMAKIQGAEHGKKGRGLEYLYLNIHDEDRDDHTRCNVWILDGDLYHKGLLKFAVSAESLQDTIVVFVADMSRPWTVMESLQKWASVLQEHIDKMKIPPEEMRDMEQKFIKEFQEYVEPEEGYQGSPQRRGPSCGQEDERVSLPLGENVLTHNLGIPVLVVCTKCDAVSVLEKEHDYREEHFDFIQSHIRRFCLQYGAALIYTSVKEEKNLDLLYKYIVHKTYGFQFTTPALVVEKDAVFIPAGWDNEKKIAILHENFTTVKPEDAYEDFIVKPPVRKLVHDKELAAEDEQVFLMKQQSFLAKQPATPTRASESPARGPAGSPRTQGRAGPANVPSASPITSVKKPDPNIKNNAASEGVLASFFNSLLSKKTGSPGSPGAGGVQSTAKKSGPVILS